Proteins found in one Labrus bergylta chromosome 8, fLabBer1.1, whole genome shotgun sequence genomic segment:
- the wdr73 gene encoding WD repeat-containing protein 73 produces the protein MEESQFEDVLDDWFIESLKTYKDLHVYQLEHPTQVIEWTSGKTVCVVGYAPSHNEILELRLPLKLFADENKGLCAERDFKVAHGGFTDGPVHCLKHVPGTRCVVTNDGRSSDLQLWDLGGDDSDVIRKTGSIEGSRSASESGSRIAARLSSPPRVLHGARSSDVRLSELTSGRTLYTLEADSADPLTSLQFVSDSVFLAGCCNGSVYVADTRTPDAPQLSPPPASSASSALWWTDASEGLSTCRLVRLSSSGRAVMSDLRKLGGAVSQAQLEVQSRRCDLGDVTVSWAPTLDDCVAVSGFSGVVQIFDTSLWRSELQEARPLFVHRGHTVSSPPEDGVPVLVTHHVWHPELPRTLLSAASDGSVHVWDWVDQSAASS, from the exons ATGGAAGAATCACAGTTTGAGGATGTTTTAGATGACTGGTTCATCGAGTCTCTGAAAAC GTACAAAGACCTGCATGTGTATCAGCTGGAACATCCCACACAGGTCATCGAGTGGACGTCGGGGAAAA ctgTGTGCGTCGTCGGATACGCTCCGTCTCACAACGAGATCCTGGAGCTGCGTTTACCTCTGAAACTGTTTGCTGATGAAAATAAG GGCCTCTGTGCAGAACGGGATTTTAAAGTCGCTCACGGCGGTTTCACAGACGGTCCTGTTCACTGCCTCAAACACGTCCCAGGAACGAG GTGTGTTGTCACCAACGACGGGCGGAGCTCAGACCTGCAGCTGTGGGACCTCGGAGGAGACGACAGCG ACGTGATCAGGAAAACAGGAAGTATCGAGGGGAGTCGGAGCGCGTCGGAGAGCGGCAGCAGGATCGCAGCTCGACTCTCGTCCCCGCCTCGAGTTCTCCACGGAGCTCGGAGCAGCGACGTCCGACTGAGCGAGCTGACCTCAGGACGGACTCTGTACACGCTCG AGGCCGACTCAGCGGATCCTCTGACGTCTTTACAGTTTGTGAGTGACAGCGTCTTCCTCGCCGGCTGCTGTAACGGGAGCGTTTACGTCGCTGACACTCGGACGCCCGACGCTCCTCAGCTTTCACCTCCGCCGGCGTCCTCAGCGTCATCGGCCCTCTGGTGGACGGACGCCTCAGAGGGTCTGTCCACCTGCAGGCTCGTCAGACTCTCCTCGTCTGGTCGGGCTGTGATGTCAGATCTGAGGAAGCTGGGTGGAGCGGTGAGTCAGGCTCAGCTGGAGGTCCAATCACGTCGTTGCGACCTGGGTGATGTCACGGTGTCATGGGCTCCGACGCTGGACGACTGTGTCGCAGTGTCAG GTTTCAGCGGAGTCGTTCAGATCTTCGACACCTCGCTCTGGAGGTCGGAGCTGCAGGAAGCTCGGCCGCTGTTCGTGCATCGCGGTCACACGGTTTCATCTCCGCCTGAAGACGGCGTCCCCGTCCTCGTCACCCACCACGTCTGGCATCCTGAGCTGCCGAGGACGCTGCTGTCTGCCGCCTCAGACGGCTCCGTGCACGTGTGGGACTGGGTCGACCAATCGGCAGCCAGCAGCTGA